A stretch of Schistocerca cancellata isolate TAMUIC-IGC-003103 chromosome 3, iqSchCanc2.1, whole genome shotgun sequence DNA encodes these proteins:
- the LOC126175623 gene encoding phosducin-like protein, which translates to MTTLEDKILGEKVHCYCSSSESEEEKSEDESETPNAVAGAEGKSSDVPPPDPYKWEGYSTNTGPKGVVQDWRRYKQLEIEKRAEQEKERLDLIKKLSLTCRSALDEERDKNEELDPELAELLNDENILLEYQKQRMQEMMQQISSLPRFGKVIALTSGEEFLDAIDKEHKSVTIVVHIYEDHVPACEAMNGCLLNLCQEYANVKFCKVIGSAAGVSKRFKINGVPALLVYKGGQLVGNFVRVSEELGDDFFMEDVESFLLQHGMLPDKSCVPAIIRQQKDDDDDGNASDLSLE; encoded by the coding sequence ATGACTACGCTAGAAGACAAAATTCTGGGTGAGAAAGTTCACTGCTACTGCAGCagtagtgaaagtgaggaagagaaATCAGAAGATGAGAGTGAAACACCAAACGCCGTAGCGGGCGCTGAAGGAAAGTCATCGGATGTACCTCCGCCTGACCCATACAAATGGGAGGGATATTCCACAAACACCGGCCCTAAAGGAGTGGTTCAGGATTGGCGGCGATATAAACAACTGGAGATTGAGAAGCGCGCCGAACAAGAAAAGGAGCGGTTGGACCTGATAAAAAAACTTTCCTTGACGTGTAGATCAGCATTAGATGAAGAGAGAGACAAAAACGAGGAGCTAGATCCCGAACTTGCAGAGCTTTTGAATGACGAGAACATTTTACTTGAATATCAGAAACAAAGGATGCAAGAAATGATGCAGCAGATAAGTTCGCTTCCAAGATTTGGCAAAGTTATAGCTTTGACCAGTGGAGAAGAATTCCTTGATGCAATAGATAAAGAACATAAATCTGTCACTATCGTCGTCCATATATATGAAGACCACGTACCAGCATGTGAAGCAATGAATGGCTGTCTTTTGAATTTATGCCAGGAATATGCGAATGTTAAATTTTGCAAAGTTATTGGATCAGCTGCTGGTGTCAGCAAACGTTTCAAAATCAATGGAGTGCCTGCATTGTTGGTTTATAAAGGTGGCCAGTTGGTAGGAAACTTTGTGCGTGTCAGTGAGGAGTTAGGCGATGATTTTTTTATGGAAGACGTCGAGAGTTTTCTTCTTCAGCACGGCATGCTTCCTGACAAATCATGTGTACCTGCAATTATAAGGCAACagaaagatgatgatgacgatggtaaTGCTAGTGACCTTAGTTTAGAGTAA